The Esox lucius isolate fEsoLuc1 chromosome 20, fEsoLuc1.pri, whole genome shotgun sequence region TCATTCTGTTGACTTGTGCCCTGCTTATTGTTAAACTAAGAGTAGCTATGGGAAATTAATTGTTACTgcttgtaaatgtgtgttaatgttattgtttggaATGTTATGGGCTATATCATAGAGGTTTGTCGTATTGTGACACAATGGCATGTGGGTAATATGTAGTTATCCTGATGCAACTAGGATTTGTCCGTAAATCCGACGCTCAATTCAATGCATGTAATTCTGTTTGCCGGACCTTTTCGTAGTTATTCTGACTAAACTAGGAATTCGTCCACTTGATTATAGGGGCCTACGAtgttatttaatgcatttatttattagtaTTTATTCACACTTACTAAGAAGCACATTCTTTTCTTTGTCATTCTTTAAGCATATCCAAGTGAGGATGAATGACTTAGAGCACAGTACATGTACGCTATTATAGTAACCTTCATACGGAACTTCTATTTTTCAAACACTACATGCCACGTAAACAAGAGGATTAATGTGCTTTGGTCGGGGTCGAGGGAAAATGTGTAAAGAGCTGGGATCAAGGGTTTCCCTCAGGACCGCACCAGCAGTGCCCCCTCCAGGTCCACGCTATGTTACAAAATGTGTTGACTTATGCATTCACGTATTGAGGCATAGGTAAGCATTTGTATGCATATGGGACGCAGAGCTTAAGAGATTGTGCTGGTATAGATGCCGGATAATACCCTACTTGTCTCCAAAATAACTAGTTACCTAGTTAAACTAGGTAATAAATTCAGagtggatttaaaaatgaaatcacaGCTATGCCCCTTCACTGGATCTCCTGTAAGGTGCCAGTTAAGATGTCCCAGACTGCCACTGTCTGCTGCCCTATGATGGCAGCTTCACCATCAGGTGTGGCCCAAGCATTTCTCTCCTTGATTTGGATTTCagtatgtgtgcctgtgtacttgtgtgcatgtttgggCGTTACGGTGTCTACAGTCAAGGAACTCACAGTCATAGAGAACAACCGGACACGGATGAGGTGTGACGTTCCCTTTCCTCTGCCTTATGAGATTGAGGTGGTCTGGAGGTTTGCAGAAGAGGTGAGTGACAGTGAGCTGTAAGGGAGACATAGTTCCTATACTAAAGGGTATAATGGACTTGCCTTGAGATATTATTCCAATAATCTTGCAGATCAAGACCCAGCAGATGGATCAGTTTGAGGAGGTGACCTCAGGGACAGACAGGATGTACTCTATCCCCTCAGCTGGTCTGCAGCACCAAGGTACATACCAGTGTGAGATCTACTCAGACCGGCGCTCCTTGGTCAGACTCTACTACTACCTCAGAGGTAAAGACAGTGTTGTGGACAGACATGCATTTAAGATCAGTCTCATGTAATGGTGACTTGTTGACCTCTCACCCCGACATTTTTGTATAACACGCCatcttcatctctccccctATCCTTTCCCCCTTCCCCAATTCCTCATTCTAACCCAGTCATCCCTCAGGTGGTGGGGGGCCATATTGAGCTACAGGAGATATTTGACCTGTCTCTGCTTCCAGGGGGAAGGATTATCCCCAAGCCTGCTGGAATGTCCCTCGCGCTCCTCcgcctcccctctcctcctctcctcactgcCTGTCTGACCTCCCTGCTGATGCTACTCTTCATTTCTCTTGGGTAATGGAACAGGGCTGTATTGTACCATTACTGTATATGCAGTCTGCACTGCTCTCATCCACAGCTCAACAGTTAGTTATACAGtgaacatacacaaacatgtagATACCCTTGGCAGTAGTGGAATCCCTGCCTCCCGTGGAGATGGAGATATTCTACAGTATATTAagtaaattaaatacatttaagtaaaatgtaatgtttaaccAGCCTCTTCAGGCCTTCATGCTTTACTAAAACCATGTTGCTTTGATGACATTGAATTGCTCTTCTTAAGTGCTGCtaatcaacaatgtttgaatCTGAATGTAAAATGAGATTAATGTGTTACACCTCATACATCTTAGTCTCTAGATTTCATATAGAGTCTTACATGGATCAGTGatgaacatgtttttaaatgaaaaacaactaGTAATACAAGTTAGTAATACAAAATTACatcacataaaaatgtaatggcatACCTCAGAGTATTATGTATCATattgcaacattttatttaccaagaatgacatttatacattttaattatgaacAGAATACTATTTTCAGTAaggattttcaaataatttgataAAAGTTTGATCTCaacaaacatgtacagtactgcacagaaaaaaaagaatgtcacAACAATTATcacacatttagttttttctagTGACACTGGCTTATGTTCTCTATATTTTTCACCCAAAACGTCAGACTGAAGAGTGAAAACAGCAGGTGTGAAACAACACTTGTGTGAAACAACACATGATTGTTGAAACTGTTCACATAAGTACACCAGCAGCTTTCAAAATGCCTCAGACACATCACCTAAAACAACACCTTTTACTACCGTAGGCCTATTGTCAGAAACCATTTCTCTCTTTTATTTAAAGTCTATAGCCAAAACCAATGTTAGTCCTGTGCAAGACACCATGTGTTGTGTCTAAGAACAACTCTTGGCTGtggtatactggccatataCCATACCCCCTTATTGCCTTATTGCTAAATTGAATGTAGCCTATTTCTCTTGCATGTCACAAGTGACTCCTGACCTAGTcaatacattacacacaacaaGCACTCACAATAAACCATAAGAAACAGTATAGCCTACTAGCCTAGAACTAGAAAATGACAATACACAGTTCACACAAGGCTCAGCTAGGCTCAATTCATACTAGGATCAGCAGAAAAATTGGATATTGTAAATGCTACCTTAAAGGTGAGGGGATTTGGGATACTGTGTGTGAAGACCAgacagggtgcccatgctgacccctgtccactgccgaaagggCCTACAATGGACATGTAAGCATCAGATCTGGaacatggagcaatggaagaaggtggcctggtctaatGAATCAAGTTTTCTATTACACCACGTAgatggctgggtgcatgtgcgttgcttacctggagaacacatggcaccaggatgcactatgggaagaaagcAAGCTGGCGGGggaatgtgatgctttgggcaattttCTGTTGGGAAACCATGGGTCCcaccattcatgtggatgttactttgacacgtaccacctaacTAAgcgttgttgcagaccatgtgcaccctttcatggcaacggtattccctgatggcattggcctctttcagcaggataatgcgctgtgccacaaagcaaaaatggttcaggaatggtttgaggaacacaacaatgagttcaaggtgttgacttggcctccaaattccccagatttcaatccaattgagtatctgtgagatgtgctggacaaacatatTCGATCCATgtaggccccacctcgcaacttacaaggatctgctgctaacgtcttggtgccagataccacagcacaccttcagaggtctagtgcagtccatgcctcgacaggtcagggctgttttggtggcaaaagggggacctacacaatattaggcaggtggtcataaagttaaggctgattggtgtatgtgtgtaatatCTGATAAAAGCCCTTGATAAAAGCCCTTGTTAATGTATAAAGAAATAAGCTCTTCGGTTGTTGATATAGCAGTTGATTACTTCtggttttattttgtacatgtATGGGAACAACCATCAAGTTCAAAGACCAAGTCAAATTAGTGTCATGACAATTGTTCtgattttacattacattagttTACATTCCCTCCCAACTGTATAGATGACGACATCAGTActtgcagaatgtacatacaaggaatAGTTGTTGGTATGATGTAGCTTAGGGAATGCAAGGTTTGCACACGTAGATCCAGGAGACATAAGAAATCACAGAATGTCGGTTGCACAGAGAACTTGGTgaaagctcacacaccccctGCTGCTATTAAGATGTTCCCCCAAAAGGGAGACttcttctagtggtttctgctaGGCCCAAGGCCTAGTCTAAAACACATACCGgcgtgctcaaaagtttgcatacccttggagaattggtaatatatgtaccatttgtaaacatacgtgagcaggcaaaacacgtcttataTTTCTTacgggattcacattcaactgtacgtcataacagaatggcacaatcataaaacaaaacatggcagcagagaaaaaaattaactgacccctgttcaattCTTCTggagttttggctgaaatccttCTTTGTCTACCTTACCTTGGCTATCAAGAGATCCcctaattttccacttcttaataagtgattgaaccacactgactggcatttgcaaggctttggacaTCTTTTCATAaccttttccatcttcataaagttccaTCACCTTTGTTactcaggtcttttgacagttcttttctgttccccatagctcagtatctagcctgctcagtacatccacgtgagagataacaaactcattgactatttatacacagacactaattgcaatttaaaaagccacaggtgtgggaaattcccctttaattgccatttacaCCAGTGTGattcaccttgtgtgtttgtaacaaggccaaacattcaaagggaTGTAAACTTtagatcagggccatttgggtgatttcggttatcattataatttaaaaaggacccaaacaactgtgataataaatggcttcttATGATCACTAAtcgttttgcatgatcagtcatattttcaaaatgaatgtcaaaatgtcacaacttctgccagggtatgcaaacgtatgagtAGAACTGTATATGGAGACTAGAAGCCTTTTACTCACCCGGcattccattcattacaatGTGCCTGGATTCAGAGAAGGGAATGACATTGACCATGGAAGACATAGCTATTGTGATTCGTAGTACATCAGGTTAAACCGAATAACAGGAACTCTGAAGGACTAATCAaagtactgaaataaatgttcgttcaaaaaaagaaaaaaaagtccaCAATATAATATATGAGTTTATAAATCTTTAGTTTTAGTACAGATGCAAAAACCATATGAGGCCCAATCAGAAGTATCATAATTAGATTACGCCTATATGCTTGATTCACACCAAACGAGAGCAGTTTAATAAAATACTACTGAAAGATTCAAATGGACGGCATAAGATCAGTGTTTAACCAAATTATATCATAATCCACAACTCAGTTTTCCTTCAAagaacagaaaaatatatatataaaaatatggcTTGTCAGCATTGATGCCCTGTTGCACGTCTGTCCTCCAGAGATCCTACTGATAGTGGAGAATAGAATTATACAGTGCCACTGTTGAAGCAGAATGATGAGGACTTGAAGATTCCTGTTCAAGtttgaaaatacatatttggGACAGGTGTCCGACCCTCATGTAGCATAACGTTTGTATAAGTTGCTGCTGCTATGTTCATGTTAAAAAGTAGGCTTAGTTATATTGGAAAATATAAATTCTGGTCTTTATAGATCTAttggaaaatataaatttttgtatttattttgaaagtttCTTGCAAACATGATTTCATTTGGTATTTTAATAGTAATTGCTGTTTGCTCTAATGATTCAACTCTACCATTGTATGACCTTACAAAGCAGCTCCATTTTCTTACTGTTAGGTACGCCTCACTATGGAAACAGGTGACGGCGCAAATGAGTCAAAGGGGAATAGTCTTCTGTCTGGTAAAAAGTATTTGCCCCCCTGTCTGCATTGTTGGACATTCATCACATTTAATTTGATCAGAACTGTTTGTTTGTTGCagtaacataaaaaatacaCCGAAATTGTGTGCTTCATTTGGTTGGTGTGTTAGGTAATGAATCAAACAATCTTCAGGAGTGAGAAAGCTATTACCACTCTAGTTAATTTAACCTAATGAAAGGGATTATTAAGGTCAGCTAAGGTAAGATATCATGACTCTACCATAAGGAAGACACTggcaaaatgtgtatttatggCTGAGTAGGAAGGTGGAAGATAACTGCTCTTCAGGatgattttttacatttctggaACAATGTGATGAGTCAATATGTAACTTTTTGGGTAACATGGGCCCAGTaatgtctggcaaaaaccaaacactgcattaaacatttaagaaacTAATACCAACAGTCAAGAATGGTGGTGGCCGTACTGTGGTTTGGGGATGAAAGCTTGACACcattgaaggaaccatgaaaTGTGCCTTCTACAGATATTTCTACAGGGGAATCTACAGGGGAATATGTCCATGTGCTGAAGCTGAATCGCAGCTGGGTCTTAcagaaagacaaataaaatagtctacatcaaaatgtatgtgggcTGATCAAACAATTGGACCTGATGTCACATATTTGTTTGGTATAGACCATTGTAGGAATTAATATTTACACAGTGATGCAGCTCCAGAGAACTTAAAACCAATGGCTTAATTTTACAGTTTATTGGGggggtttaatttttttttgccattttgcATTTGGATCTTAGGTGTGAACAGATACTCtaaatttcaaaatggcaattctgagcCCTATCTCCAAATGTTTCCATGATTCATAATGAATACTTACTTAGGCTAATAAATAACATAAAGCTGACAAATATTATTTACTGTTCATTCTACATTTGTACACtatgtaaaacacaaaaatgtgtatgtgaCATCATTGACTCAAACAGTATAATAGAGATGCCTTACACTTCTGCCTTACAGGATAATGTCATACACCTCTCTGTATATCTGATTGTTGCAGATTTCTTTACTGGTGGTCAATAAATAAAGAGATGAGGGATGTGGAGCTAGCTGAAGAAGAGCAAGATTCTAGGTGCACAGTGAGGGAGATATATCTACTGCAATAAAAACAGTCTGATTATGCTCATCCTTTCCCTTCTCTGTGATGATATTGGAAGCAATTGGTCTTTTACTGCTATCACCACTAGATGGCAATACATGTATGTTTAACGCCATGCTTTGCTAGTTGTATGATTTAAAGTGTatgcacagaaaaacaacattcgAACTAAGGCAGGTGTAATTAATATCCCCAaagtatgaaaaatgtatatcattACTGTGTCTTTAGAGCCATATCTGAAAATCCAATCACATTACTTGAGTAGGAATCACTGAGTTTTGATTTTGGATGTCAGGATGTCTCATTTTAATACATCCAATGATATGCATttaatacagttaggtccagaaatatttggaggCTAACACAAGTTTTTAaattttggctctgtaagcCAAAatgtggatttgaaatgaaacaacgagacgcaattgaagtgcagtctATCAGCTTTAagtcaaggggttgaacaaaaatattgtataattttttttggaattgcagccattttcatacacagtcctcttatttcaggggctcaaaggtaaattaacacaatcataaagaaaatgtaaatttcttacctcctgagaccctgtgtccaCATATGAGGACACGTTTTACGCTTCCTTCACAATGAACTTAattctgcttaacttaaacctattgtccttattagaggacagttgtctgcGCCATGAttagatattatacttatcaggtcctactaatcccaaatacctaagataaataaaaaatgcatacattatcaaagctcaggaCTTAGGAGGTTAATACTTTggcaagaatcctttgcaggtaaTGACGGCCTGAAGTCTGAAATgtatggacatcaccaaaagcatgggtttcctcctttgtgatgctttcccagacctttactgcagctgtcttcagttatttgtttgtgGGTTTTCTGCCtcgttttgtcttcagcaagtgaaatgcatgctcaatcgggttgagatcaggtgattgactcagccattctagaatattccacttctttgccttaaaaaacttctaaagtgaagtgctgtccaatcaactgtGCTGAATTTGgcagaatctgagcagacaatatgtcCCTACAATtatcagaattcatccggctgcttctgtcacatcatcaataaacacttgtaacccagtgccactggaagccgtGCATGTccataccatcacactgcctccactttgttttacagatgacgtgttatgcttcggatcatgagctgttccaagccttctccaaaacttttttcccccatcattctggtacagtttAACCTTAGTTCcttctgtccaaagaatgctgttccagaaatgGTCTGgcttttttacatgttttttggcATCCTAATCTGGCCTtcctattcttgaggcttatgaatggtttgcaccttctggtgaaccctctgtatctGCCcttcgtgaagtcttctctttatggtagacttggataatgacatgtctacctcctggagagtgttcttcacttggctggatgttgtgaaggggtttttctttaccattgaaaggatcctacaatcttCCACCACTGTTTTCTTCCgtggcctttttgtgttgcagagcacaCCAGCGTGTTCTTTTTGCCAGCCACGAAGaacaaatgtaatttactgAGTGAGtaagtgaatgactgactgaataccccttgttaaatagcacaGTGATTAACGACGCGGACTACCGAACATGAGGCTAGCCACAGTCAAAAAAGattatagacaaaaacttactACAATCTTCAGTATCCACAATCTTataataagcctaaaataaaacagtttatggttatactTCGACcatttcttgtggatttttgaagtacacatccatgcatgcatttttggggtaatataggctagatcaaaacccctttggcagtaaaagagtagggtttccacaattctctcatctcttcgcttgacgaaaaagtcagttgtcatttatattgatagttattgtatgaatttcaaagaaaaaccaacattgttgtgccatgaaatgaaatagctttggttgCGTAAAGTTCACCTTCAGTCTCGATAGAAATTGCTCAATACttttgactattccaagtaataagttagtagatactagtgagcctattactggataataagctattaaaatggccagtggcaaaagccatacagttcatatatgctatttgtggagCAGGGACGCcgacaggaatgacagggcccAGGACAGAATTTATCATTTAAGACCCAAACCACGggccaaaaaatgtattaacaataattatattactgtccaaaaaacaggtcataaacgttttattgtttaatgtataattcataactaggccacattcaaatccctttgttttcaacacaggtaattcattatgtcacatcttttcaattcataacctactcagtcccaatcagccattacttaacttctacacatatttagacgttttcttttagatttgtccttccattaCTGTGgtcctagttttggttgcatggtggcaatgtttttgccagatagctacagtactgtagttagacCAGAGGTTACCCTGATATGTAatacctgatatgaaaatggggtcgagggagaatgttttaaaattgaCTCTCATAGCCTCAATGGTTGGAGTCGCAATAATTTTTAGATATCGAAATGGGTTCGTCagccaaaaaagtttgggaacccctgagTTAGACAAATGCATTGGTTAAATCTGAAAAAATGTAAAGCTGCACTATATTggatttttctgtaaaaaaaatcaattaaaCACCCGTCAGAAAGTGGTTCCCCAgcaatgcccgatagagaatcaagtactgaataaaaatatgaaaaatggaaTTACCTGTACCAAAATAAGCGCTAACCCGGAGTTCGATGTGAGGACAGCAACATACATCAAGTCTTATCGTGGGCCGGATgtactaggcttgcctggttccttttctggtttctcagaatgtaccaaactgttgatttggccactcctaatgttcctgctatctctctgatggatttccttttgcagcctaagggtggcctgtttcacttgcattgagagctcctttgaccgtatgttgtgggttcacagcaacagctttcaaatgcaaatgccacacctggaatcaactccagaccttttaccaactaaattgaagaaaaaatgacacctgtccatgaaacagcttttgagtcaatcgtccaaatacttttggacccttgaaaaagaggggtccacatattaaagagctgtaattcctaattccttcctccaatttggatgtgaatacccatAAATTAAAGCTGGGatactgcactttaagcccatattccttatttaactgtaacttgaatatattttggtaaacagccctGAATGTGTATGTCCCATTGCCTGTCATTCCCCAATACAGCAAACAGCTCATCAGATCATTAGCTTCCATGATTAATTTGAGCCAAAAGCTACCAAAAGAGGATCTGGCACCTCAGATTTGTCTCAGTTTGTTCCGGCGGCAACTACTAGGCCCGGATCAAGTATCTGCCGTGCATTGtatttttccatcactgtgtgCACTGTGAACATTCTACTAGAAGTGTTCAGCACTAAAATGTGTCTTTTGCTGCAGCCCCTGGTTGTAACCTCATCACTGCCTGACAAAATGAAAGTTTTAGTTTTGTAGTGTATGCTAGTCGCCCTCCCGATAACGCCCCCCAACCCGGTATATCTATGCCTCCCGATTCATCTTTCTCTCGCGCCCCAATGTATTCTGGGAACTCCGGATGCACAAATTAAGCATTAGTCACCGAGCCACCGTAACTCGTATATAGAGCACCTTTTTGCAAACGTGTGCTTTTAGAATCTGATGCAAAAAAAGGTATTCAAAGTTTCTTGTGAAGCCTGATGCAGTTAAGACACTTGAGTTGCCACTGACAGTGCCAGCAGCAAGAGAGGATcaccatctaccaggaagtagctagctagcaacgtTAGAGATTTTCTAGCTAGCCTTATGATGGTCGAAATATGTGGTGTTTTTATGATTTGTAATGGAAATTAAGTGTAAATGTTGGTCTAAGTAGCTATATGCATGACGAAGATAATACTAAATAAGGAGCATTAATATTCACAACATTATTCCCATTCCGTTTGACTAGGGTCTTTCGAGGAGAGATTCTGACTTCAACAAAAGCTTAAAATACATGCCgagtatgattttttttaaacattgcgTAACAGCTTAATGATCCTTTAGGATAATTGTTTATTGTACATAAGTGAAACTAAAACAGTTGTGCATACGATTTAACTTCTTCAATGCTACAGAAAGTAAATCTAAACAATGGTATAGACCCTTGTTTAGGCATGAAAAAACAAAGCTCCATTTCATTTGCACTTTTAAAGCAGACAAAGTCAAAGCTGATATGTTTTACTGGTATTTTTGTATGATTAGCGATGTGAGACTATTACAGCATAATACTATACCGTGACAGAGGGAACACGATCTGAGGAGAGGCAGAGCATTACAGGCATTATAAAGCCCAAGTGTGTCTAAATATATACAGACATGACTCATCCTGTAACACAGCCATTTAATGGGGACTGAGGTTGTATGTTTTTCCTATGGTTTGTTCAGTTGTCTGGGCATCTGATGATGAATCAAGACCTCTCCTAACAGGAAGTGTGTATTCTGGATTCTATCAAACCTTGAATTGTTGAATGAAGTTTCCACTTCATGATATACCTTTGTAGAGGCAAGGGCGTAAGAGCTGGGAGGGACGGAggggacatgaccccccccccccccccaatattgGAAACAGGTTACCCCaccaataatgttgttttgcgtaatacttttattttgaaaataattacgCTTTGGAACTTGTCACGTCTCCGTTGCGGCCGAATCCAACATTCTCATTCATTGTTTCATGATGAGAAATGTATGTAGGCTAGCTAAGTGGATTTCTGTAGCTATACGTATTGTTTTCACAGTTAGTGCAACGTATAAACGTCAGTATATTTTGATAGCTTTAGAATGAACAAATATAAGCTTTCTTCTGTCTAAAAACGTAGTTAAGGCgtagttagctagctgtctTTATTTTCAAGTTTAATCCAACAAACTACAGTATAGTA contains the following coding sequences:
- the LOC105019097 gene encoding sperm acrosome membrane-associated protein 6 isoform X1, giving the protein MWKGVLWVLYASTMFTSSSSCYQCYVEVGDSMRLCWGHILTEYNIRNVDSCFKKLQKIFDNEPKVIEAGRVGKGYDQKLKEILNAEIMPIVEEFDKNQNNDTVYDERLQTAADNFIAAASKLPRASGCFPPCGFQASGYVYNCITCQYDSCEFPLDCPVKELTVIENNRTRMRCDVPFPLPYEIEVVWRFAEEIKTQQMDQFEEVTSGTDRMYSIPSAGLQHQGTYQCEIYSDRRSLVRLYYYLRVIPQVVGGHIELQEIFDLSLLPGGRIIPKPAGMSLALLRLPSPPLLTACLTSLLMLLFISLGFLYWWSINKEMRDVELAEEEQDSRCTVREIYLLQ
- the LOC105019097 gene encoding sperm acrosome membrane-associated protein 6 isoform X3; translation: MPIVEEFDKNQNNDTVYDERLQTAADNFIAAASKLPRASGCFPPCGFQASGYVYNCITCQYDSCEFPLDCPVKELTVIENNRTRMRCDVPFPLPYEIEVVWRFAEEIKTQQMDQFEEVTSGTDRMYSIPSAGLQHQGTYQCEIYSDRRSLVRLYYYLRVIPQVVGGHIELQEIFDLSLLPGGRIIPKPAGMSLALLRLPSPPLLTACLTSLLMLLFISLGFLYWWSINKEMRDVELAEEEQDSRCTVREIYLLQ